GTACCTGGAGCCACATAACCGATGGATGCCATCAGCAGGGCTGAACTGGTTTGATCACTACTTGAAATCTCGGTGGCCTCAGGAATGAGCTTGGCTAACCCAAAGTCCCCAACATAGGCAACCATGTCATCATCAAGAAGAACATTGCTTGGCTTTAGATCCCCATGAACAATTGGTGTCTGGCATTGGTGATGAAGATAATCCAGAGCATTAGCCACATCAATTGCGATATCCAATCTTTGTCTGAAGCTTAAATTTCTGGATTCATGATGCAGCCAGCTATCTAGGTTTCCATTAGGCATGAACTCAAATACTAGAGCCTTAAAATCACAACCTTTGTTGTCCACACTTGAACATGAAGTTATGATTCGAAGCAGATTCCGTTGCTGAATATTCCTGAGGACCTTGCACTCAGCCATGAAACTCTTGGCAGCTCCACGCTGTTGAAGGTTCAGTACCTTCACTGCAACAGGTCTTTCGCCTCGACTTAGAATTCCTTTGTACACGGAACCAAAACTTCCCATGCCAATCAAGATGGAATAAGCAAATCCACTAGTTGCCTTGAGGAGCTCTTTGTAAGAAACCCTCAAGTACCCATATCTTAAAAAAGTGGAAGAAGACTTCATTACTGCCTTTTTTCTCCCATAGAGGAGAACTGAAGCCACTATGAAAGCCGGGCAAGAAACACCAGTAATGCTTATGGCTATAACAATTTTGGTTGAAAGATGCTTCCCCTTGCCATGCTTTGCTGACTCTACATCAGAACAAGCTGGCAGCTGAAGTTGAGGGATTCCCCCACAAAGCTTCTTGTTCCCAGTGATTGAAATCCCACtcacatttttaaaaactcctCCACTTGGAACCTCACCTTCAATGTAGCTATAAGACAGATTTAAACTCAGCAAAGCGGAAAGATGTTGTAGTTCTTTGGGAATCATTCCAGACAAGTTGTTGCACGAAAGATCTAGGATTTGAATTCCTCCCAAAGAGCTAAAGGACAGGGGGATGTTTCCCTGGAAGGAGTTTCTTGCCATGTCAAGATACTCTAATACCGAACAGCTGCCAAGTTCCCTGGGGATTTCCCCTGACAAGTTGTTGTCAGAAACAAGTAACTGATTTAGATTTTTCAGTTGACCAAAATCTGCTGGAAGAGAACCGGTGAGTGTGTTTTGCTGTAGGTAGAGTGATCTCAACTGATTGAAATGGTCAATGACATTTTCAGGTACACTACCATTCAACTTATTGTGATCGAGGAAAAGAATTTCCATATTTTGGCAGTTCCTGAGAGATGTAGGAATGTTCCCTTCCAAATTGTTGTAGCCCATGTCAAGGTAGTATAGTTGACTTGAGTTGCAGAGGGTGGATGGGAGCAGACCTGATAGCCTGTTCCAATTTAACTCGAATACTCTTAAATTCTGAAGCTTGCCAATTGAAGTGGGAATGGCACCAGTGAGATTATTCCGCATTGCACTGAAAACAGTTAAGCTGATCAGGTTTCCAATCTCTTTTGGGATGCTTCCAGATATTTTGTTGTCTCCTATGATAAGCTTCTCCAGTTGGGTTGAGCGATTAACAATGGAGATGGGTAACACGCCCCGAAATTATTGGCCTGTAGATTGATAAGTCTTAAACTGCTGATATTGGGCAAAGAAGATAGAAAATTTAAATCGCCCGGCATGCCCcttcctaaattatttaattcaaagTTCAATCAATAGAGATCCTTGAGCACTCCTAAGCTATCAGGGACTTGGCCAGTTAGATAATTGTTACCTAGATCCAAATGTTCAAGTCCTGAAATATTGGATAGTGTATCTGGAATTACTCCGGTAAACTGATTCCCTGCTATGCCAAACTTGCGGAGTTGAGGAAAATTAAACCTCATGTTTGGAGTAAAATTTCCAGTTAGAATGTTGCCAGATACAAAAAATTCAATGGGAGATGACCAATTATAGAGTGAGGGAAGAATCATACCAGATAGGTTATTTACatccaaatataaatatttcaagCTCTTCAAACGACCTAATTCATGTGGAATATTTCCCTCCAAATGATTGTACGCAACGGACAGATGTTGAAGAGATGACAGGTTTCCCAAAGTAAATGGGACAACCCCTGTTAGATCGTTGGCACCAAGCCATAGAAGTAGGAGTTTCAACATATGGCCAACGTGCAAGGGAATCTGCCCGGTCAGATTGTTCCTTGTTAAGTCCACAGTCTTGAGGTTTGAACAGTTGGTCAGCTCAATGGGAATCTCACCTTGGAGAGAATTTGTGCTGAGATTGAGATGCTGCATTCGTCGCAAAAGACCAATGTCAGTGGGGATAGAACCCTGCAAGTTATTGTTGGACAACACCAACTCTCTCAGGAATGTTAAGTTCCCAATAGGAGGTAAGGAACCAGCTAAGCTCTGACCCTCCAACCTCAAGGCTGTGACCCTCTGACGTCGGCGACTGCATGTAACCCCCTGCCACTGACAGAAATGCAGTGAGTCATTCCAGGAACTCATAACTCCATTCGGAACGTCAACCAAATAATTCTTGATGGTGAGCAATGCAAGCTTATCGGTTTCATTTCCAAAAGTTGGTGCTGGAAAGTGATTCCAACGTCTGCGAACTAATGCAAATGACAAGGTTAACAAGCAAAACCCACCACTGTAATCTCAAGCTAAAGATTGGCATCTCCATTAATGGGGATTGGATTGTCTCATCAGGAAACGAACTGCTTCTTGTCTATTTAAAATGAGTGCCTCCCTCTCAATTGGGGAAAAGCACAAAAAGCTGTTCAAATGTATTCCAGCGATGACTTGAATTTGTGAACTTGAGTTAAATTCTAGTCCAACTCCactaaaaaaagaacaaataaaaatgaggGAAAACAAATCACCAATGGGATCTTTTTATGTCATCATGGTTATAGAGTTGGCTAACAACTGGACTGGGCCCTTTTTGGTAAACCAGAGAGAGCTGGGAGTTTTACAATCCCTTTTTTCACGTTGAGAAGATATCTGGGTGGGTTGACTGGAAGTAAAAGCATTGATTCAATGCTCCAAGATCAAGCatggtttttccatttttatttatttattcctttttatAACGTATTGGTTGGTTACATCTTGGAAACCTACCAAGTTTCGAAATGGAGTTTGGCCGTTGACTTGTTCAAAGTGGCAGACTAGTTATTAGACTTCTACATTGCTCcacagtaattttaaaaagtatttttagtatttctaatacttaaaaataaaaaattttaagtgttaaaaaattaccaaaaacactTCATAGAACCCTACCAAACGGACTTTTCATTTTCTGTAAAATATGGAGACCCAACAGCCTGGAGGAGTTTGATAGAGCTATATCCGTTGTTTGTATCTCGCATAGTTTATAAGTAACTTTAAGTctgtttcttcatttttatttttatttcacatACCTCATGTTGTATCTCATGCTTATgatagttttattttaaaaataaaagaggagCACACGGacagattaaaaataaataaataaataaaagagaatatatatatatatattttctttattgatttttcaCCCCTTTTTGAATTCCGCATGTGTTTCTTAATTTTATCTaacttttctaatttatttttaaacaaatagaTTCAACCATAACTGACACTTGATACAtaaaattctcttatttttaaaaatattaatttgaaactcaaaaaccattttaattagtattaaaaaaagtcaaagaatTTAAAACCAATCCGACTAACTTTAACAAGCCAAAGACCAAAATTTATTCTCAATggctttttagttttttgtacACATAAGTCAACAAGTTATGCAACATCCCTTGAAATGGAAGATGGTTCTTAAAATGACAATAGCCCCTAAAGAGGCATATGTACCTAAAAAGAGTGAGATCTCCATAGGTCATATAAAATGGGATCAAGATAATATCTCCTTTTCAAAGTGActtaatatcattaaaaataatgagaatCACAATTGAAAAAAGGTACAAACTAGTAGTGAAAGTGGAAAGGAAGTAATCCAAACATATCTAAACTTGTTACCAAAACGAGAAATATTAAGACCTGAAGTCCAACACCTAAAGacgtaaaaataaaagaacataaAGTTTAAATCCTATTGGATAAAATGAGTATTTGTATTAAAATGCTATGAAAAATAAGATCACGAGACATCAAATGTTACTTATGGCATTCTAGTTTCTAGAAAAAACCATGTATTTGCTCTCTTAATAGCTCAATTACCTTGAAGGACTTCATACATATTTTCTAAATGTAGCTTTAAGTTCTTTAAATGGATCTATGAATAATGacatatacatgaaaatccctgaaggatttTGAACGTGTGaaggaaataattaaaatctcaaatgtgtgaaattcttgaagaatttaaaatgtttgaaGCAAATTATTTAAACCCTtatagcatgtactcaatcaagttacaatgaTCCTTATATAAATTGAAGTAATTCGAGTAtatgtggtacaatcgccttagtGAAAATCTTCTAAAAGAAGGGAACTCTTAAAGATCTCACAAAATAGCCAATTATTTAAAGaagaaatttgaattaaaagatCTGGGAAAAATAAGATATTGTCTTGACCTGCAAATCAAGCATTGTTTAAATTGCTTATTAGTTCATCAATCGATATATAAAGAGAAAGTATTAAAGCGCTTTTATCTGGACAAATTCCATCCACTCAATTCCCCCATGGTTATTCATTCACTTGAAGCGAACAAAGACCCGTTTCAacctaaagaagaaaatgaacaatTACTTAGTCCAGAAGTATCATATCTCAATGCAAATGGTGCATTAATGTATATTGCAAATTGTACTAGGCCAGACATAACATTTTCTATCAATTTGGTATCAAGATACAATCCTGCCACAATTACAAGATATTGAAATAGGATTAAACATATATTGTGATACCTTCATGGGCCAAGTGACATGGGCTTATGTTATTCAAAGGAATCAAAATCGCAATTGATTGGGTATGTAGATACAGGATATCATTCAAATTCTCATAAAGATTGATCTCAAATAGGATATGTTTTTACTTGCAAAATGCTGCAATATTATGGAGATCGATTAAGTAAACAATGGTCATCACTTCctcaaatcattcaaaaatactAGCAATTCATGAAGTCAGTCATGAATGTGTATGATTGAGATATATGATAAAGCATAAATGAGAGTTCTGTGAATTATCCTCTATCAAAGATACTCTGACAATATTACATGAAAACAATGTTGTGTGTATTGCATAAATCAAAGAAGGATATATTAAAGATGATCGAACTAAGCATatttctccaaatttcttttatacacatgagcTTTAAAAGAGACATAAAATCAATGTTCAACAAATAAGATCAAATGATAATCTTTTCAACTTATTCACAAAAGCCCTACCTACTATGACATTCAAGAAGTTCATATATCAAATTGAAATGCGTTAACTCAAAGATCTTAACACTGAGCCATTGACAACGCAATCACGTCATCATGAGGGGGAGCATCATCATAGAATGTTAGCATACTGtactcattttctttcatctaGATTTTGCCCTATTGGGTTTTACTTGGTTTTTGATAAGATAGTTTTAACAATCAATGTCTACCTAATTCTTTTCAGTAGTGATGATCATTCAAGGGGAagtgttataaatatatatagaaatttgtAAATGACCTCACAACTATCTATAGAGATTTTCTATATTCtttgcaaaaaaattaaataccatatttaattttgattctcCAACTCCTATAAATAGGAGACTTAAATGAATGAAAGATACAACTTTCAAAGTTCTTGCATAACTTTGcttctctatttcttttcttcctctattttcttttctaacaattctccatatttatataataatttttttaaaaagataatactaaaaaaacaaaagaaaattaccaaaaatattgcATGAAGTGAAATGGAATGTGGTTGAGGAATTAATGCTAATTTTTATTTGTGGACTTGAGCAAGGATTGACTTAAAAGACTTGGCAAGTCTTGTAAGTAATGAGGAATAGACTTGGCAAGTGGCTACTACTAATTTATCTATCTTGTTGACCAATCTTCTctgttgtaccaaaatacttaagcCTAATATATAGTAGCTCTGGTCAAGaaagattagaaaaaaaaaaaaatactacggcttttgtagtattctGAGTATCGTCCTTAGGGACTGACTTATGGGATTTGTCAATACTAACgtaaatgaattgcttttgtttgaatcctaaaTTGGAAAAcgatatgtgaataatgtgaaactaagtaaaagaaattaaattaataacaaaatgaatattgattttaaattcgattgattcaagtttggggctttccacaatccaacttagggtatagaaattagagaaaataaaggtcttttaagtaatatgatcttaagGTTTTGGGATCTTTGGCCACTCGTGAACAACTTGAATTCTATAACTCAAAGTTGCATTAAaagcctaatttttcttttttaaaacaaattcctaAGACcataaaatgaatgagattgattaccggtttaagatttttctttttaactctTCCTACTCCATATAactttgttttggggcaaataatGATAGGGAAGACAacgataactaatgatcaagagttaccaagaatcactaataTCAGGTAATAACCCTActgtatcattccctaaactaactcacaaggataggataaaaaaaaattgataaattgccacccaaccaataattagtctcattgttataataatttatccATTGTCCCTATAAGTtccctagcccttaggttttcatgtttcaagcCCCAGAGTTGGCTTCTTAGCCTCCCATGGGGGTGAtatcacattcacaatccacaatagggtaaaaatccataatttgaattagaagaaattaaaaacaatatatttaataaaaaagaaaagaaaacaaaccaaagttctcgtcttcttccacttccaatgtcaaactcttcggaaaaaaaaaattccaagatgATTAAAACCCaagaactaagagagtttatataatattaacaattacctaacatgtggcataCTCTCATTAGCTACTTATTCCAATATAATTGcctaaaatgactaaaaaaataataaaatggtgatttatACTTGTATGGGACACACTTAAGGCAGATGAAGTGCCTTAGATGAAATTCCTAAGGTGGAGGAGGCAAAACATCAAATTAgcagtgggtgaattcaaaattggggtcatttcgaattggatttcgaattcataagtcgaattttgaaatcattttgaaatggtCCTTTAGCTTTATGTAGTTGTCTTTAAATagtcataacttcttcatttcagctctgatTTGTACATCGTTTAAAGTGTTAGACTTCTaacttcctgatctttgaaatcaTATATAGTATGCCTAAAATGGACTTCAAAAAGTACTCCAAAAAGTACTCCAAATTTATCCTCAAAGTCAAAGTATATGTTAGCACGAGATTTTGAGGATAAATTTCCATGCAGTTGAATCTGgtttcatgcctcatttcccatgttttcttgccttatttcttactccataatagTCATCTCTCTtctccaaactcatgatatatTTGTCTTGCTTTTCCTcatggtccatgagtcttgattcgcttatttcctcatttaaccatttcttgatctttcaaaatctaaagtgattcaacttgcacccttttcttcccttgaacttgagataaatctccaaaatacaagttaaactcatggctagggccttagaaTCGATTTAGGTTATGTTGGGTGATTTGagtgtcctttggtgcacaaatcatatcgaatacgtgccattagagcacatattttggctccaatcatctACTTTTAGTAATTATTCTATCTTGCTTTTACCAATTTTTCTATCCAACTTTTCACTATGTCAAATGACTCATAACAAAGTTgagattatgatttttatttgtgGACTTGAGCGGGGACTAAGTTAAAAGACTAGCAGGTCTTGCAAGTAATGACGAATTAATAGACTTGGCAAGTGGCTACTACTGGTTTCTATAGTGTTTTTCACTTTCTCAGACAACTCATAACAAAGttgagatcatttttttttaacatatggGGCTTCAACCAAGTCAATGGCAAAAACTAATGGCCTTGGGGAGGTTTCTCAAATTCGTAactagaatatatttttttgtataaaagaaataatatataaaatatttcaaagctTGTATATGATTGTAATTAgacaaagaaatattttaaatcataaaataaaaaagttatgagaAAAATGAGTCAATGAGAACCATTCA
This region of Vitis vinifera cultivar Pinot Noir 40024 chromosome 5, ASM3070453v1 genomic DNA includes:
- the LOC100258860 gene encoding probable LRR receptor-like serine/threonine-protein kinase At3g47570 produces the protein MRNNLTGAIPTSIGKLQNLRVFELNWNRLSGLLPSTLCNSSQLYYLDMGYNNLEGNIPTSLRNCQNMEILFLDHNKLNGSVPENVIDHFNQLRSLYLQQNTLTGSLPADFGQLKNLNQLLVSDNNLSGEIPRELGSCSVLEYLDMARNSFQGNIPLSFSSLGGIQILDLSCNNLSGMIPKELQHLSALLSLNLSYSYIEGEVPSGGVFKNVSGISITGNKKLCGGIPQLQLPACSDVESAKHGKGKHLSTKIVIAISITGVSCPAFIVASVLLYGRKKAVMKSSSTFLRYGYLRVSYKELLKATSGFAYSILIGMGSFGSVYKGILSRGERPVAVKVLNLQQRGAAKSFMAECKVLRNIQQRNLLRIITSCSSVDNKGCDFKALVFEFMPNGNLDSWLHHESRNLSFRQRLDIAIDVANALDYLHHQCQTPIVHGDLKPSNVLLDDDMVAYVGDFGLAKLIPEATEISSSDQTSSALLMASIGYVAPEYGIGGSMWPQGDMYSYGILFLQMLTGRRPIEHMFSDGLSLHSFSKMALPERVMEIADSTLVGESGEAINNIANHGDMEGRMQDCLASIARIGVACSEESPGGRMDIKDVVMELNIIKEVFLGVGIHGERHIRMQLPPEGTSQLGGD
- the LOC109121444 gene encoding LRR receptor-like serine/threonine-protein kinase EFR, coding for MSSWNDSLHFCQWQGVTCSRRRQRVTALRLEGQSLAGSLPPIGNLTFLRELVLSNNNLQGSIPTDIGLLRRMQHLNLSTNSLQGEIPIELTNCSNLKTVDLTRNNLTGQIPLHVGHMLKLLLLWLGANDLTGVVPFTLGNLSSLQHLSVAYNHLEGNIPHELGRLKSLKYLYLDVNNLSGMILPSLYNWSSPIEFFVSGNILTGNFTPNMRFNFPQLRKFGIAGNQFTGVIPDTLSNISGLEHLDLGNNYLTGQVPDSLGVLKDLY